CCTCTACTTATTTGGGGCATTTAGCCCCCTCACATATCAGCAGAGTAATCTAACCATTCCCTGTATTGGGAATAGATCGACCAGCCTCATTATTTCCTTGGCCTTTACTTGTACCACTACCAGTTCTTTGGAGCACTTGAAATGTATTGTTTCCTTCCATTTGTTGTTGTTCTTTGTTCTGTTGCCTCCCTACTCTCATAAGAGTGATCCACTCAGTAGAATGGGGCTGATTCTCTTTACTTTTTCCATCCTAACCATTGCCTTCCTGTTTCTTACTAGCATGTGCTTGTATATTCCCATGTTTCTCTTGTACTGTTTCTTTTCCATCAGAAGTTTGCTTTTCTGTTGAAACCTTTTTATGCTTCCATCAGAAGTATATTCCCCTGTTTCTCTTGTACCTGTTGACCCTTCTTACCACTTTTCTTCATGCAATCTGCATTATCATGCCCATATTGGTGGCAAAATTTACATAGGGTAGGTCTTCGGTCATATACAACCCTTTGCTCAATCATTTGACCTTTTTCATTCCTAAATATCATAATGTCAGGCAATTTAGTGTCTAGACCTACCTCCACCAGAAGCCTAGCAAAATTCAATCCAACTCCAGTTTCTGTATTTTGGTCTACCATAAGTGGCTTCCCAACTAAGCTTCCTATCTTTCTCAATCCCTTAGGGCTCCAATACTTGAAGTCAAACCCTGGTAATTTAATCCATATTGGAACCGTTTGTATTTCTTCCTTTGAAAACTCCATATCAGAGTTCCATGCTTTAACAATAAAAGGTTTATTGTCTAAATGGAAAATGCTTCCCTGTAAAACTTCATTTTTTGCAGCCTCTGTTTCAAACCTTACCAGAATAATACCATTTTTTAGCATCACAATTTGACTTATTCCATGTTTTGACCACATCCTTTTAATGTATCCTTTGATTATTGCATATGGAGGATGGGCTCCCAACACATAACACACAACAGATATATTCCAATACTCAATTTCTGAGGTTATGTCCTCTAATTCAATTGCAGTGATAGAGGTCTCACCTTGCACAAGAGGAGCAACATATTCGAGTTTAAATCCAGCTTTGTTAATCTTTGTAATGTCAAATTTATCCCATATGGACTCTTTTGGAGGTAGGGATTGCAGTTCCTCCTCAACTTCATCAGCCCATGACTTCCTTCCACCAATCGGAGATGAGCTCTTTCCCTTATCAGCTATTGTTTGAATAATCGCACTCCATAGATGCAATTTCTGCATCTGACCTTTTTCCCCAATTTCAGCTTCAGTTTGGTCTTCCCCCACTGCCATTGGAGTAACATCTGAACTACCAATAATTTTTGTAAGACCGATTTATGCAATCTTAGATGTAGATGCCGTCACATTGGGTTGTGATGAAGTGCTCTGATCTTCCTTCGCATTTGGCAAAACTAGGGTTAATGCTCCGTTGGTTCCTTCCTCTTCGCTATTCTCCCTTGTTTGCTCTCCACGAGAGCTTTGCATTCCTTTCAATCCACGTTGAGCTACTCCTTTTACCGCATCCGCTTGTGCCATTAGTGCTTTTTGAGAtggaattcgagctctctttccCATGGCAAACGCACGTTAGTTAAACTGCGCCGAGAGAGAAGATACCATCCGTGAAAAGCTTAATTAAAGATAATATATTCATAATTtgtttaaaactcaaaataaaaagtgCAGGAATTTGATTAACTATCTAGGAAtagtaatatataaatataataatgtCATAAATCActaaatttataattttagaacgacatattgtataaattataatcaaatattttttaaaaatctaaaaataaaatatttgagacaTATAGGGCCAGATAATCCAAAAACAAATTACTAGTTCTTTTTTTCCTGATTGTTATGACGGTAGACATTTGATTGTTATATTTATAATTTTGTGTACTTGGGTCAATTGGTATAAGCGAACTCTTTGGAGTCCACCGAAATTCATAGAATTATCTAGTTCTAGAGCTGCATTTCACCCCTTAAGTTTATGAAATCACTAATGAGCCTACCCAAAAAATATTGTGAAGAAAATAATCGAAAAGGAACACTCTACACATACTCCaccaccccccacccccaccccaaaaaaagaagaagaagaagaatccttcaataattaaaaaaagaaaaagaaaaagaaacactCTACCCAACAGAAGAGAATTCTATGGAACTAGTGCAATTATTGAACTGAAAAGAGATTGTTAGTAATTTTACGAAATCACTTGAAATTCGAACGTTCTTAATTTATTTGAAATCCAAAGGCTCCACCCTGCAATCCTCTAAACTAATGGGTGGAACGAGTGTATCGACTACGGGTTCGATCTAACTTGATTACTTTAGtccaaattatatatttgactaTGTAAAAATCATTATTCGAATTCATAAGATTCAAATCATGTATTCGCTTCTATCGGGACAGATGGTGATAATATTCTTTGTGGGTGGAATCAGAAGCCATGCAGGGGCAAGAAAAGAACCAACTAGAAGTTGTTGCAAAAAGCAGATTGATGCACTCCTAAAAATGCAATAGTATTACTCCATTATCTAGAATG
The DNA window shown above is from Nicotiana tomentosiformis chromosome 8, ASM39032v3, whole genome shotgun sequence and carries:
- the LOC104104192 gene encoding uncharacterized protein; its protein translation is MAVGEDQTEAEIGEKGQMQKLHLWSAIIQTIADKGKSSSPIGGRKSWADEVEEELQSLPPKESIWDKFDITKINKAGFKLEYVAPLVQGETSITAIELEDITSEIEYWNISVVCYVLGAHPPYAIIKGYIKRMWSKHGISQIVMLKNGIILVRFETEAAKNEVLQGSIFHLDNKPFIVKAWNSDMEFSKEEIQTVPIWIKLPGFDFKYWSPKGLRKIGSLVGKPLMVDQNTETGVGLNFARLLVEVGLDTKLPDIMIFRNEKGQMIEQRVVYDRRPTLCKFCHQYGHDNADCMKKSGKKGQQVQEKQGNILLMEA